Proteins from one Bufo gargarizans isolate SCDJY-AF-19 chromosome 8, ASM1485885v1, whole genome shotgun sequence genomic window:
- the LOC122944772 gene encoding LOW QUALITY PROTEIN: trafficking protein particle complex subunit 10-like (The sequence of the model RefSeq protein was modified relative to this genomic sequence to represent the inferred CDS: inserted 1 base in 1 codon; substituted 1 base at 1 genomic stop codon), with protein sequence MEGAGPGGTGEAGVVYTMENKPIVTCAGDQSLFTAVYSTLTQQLPREPMEWRRAYGRAPKMIHLESNFVQFKEELLPKEGNKALLTFPFLHIYWTECCDTEVYKATTKDDLTKWQNVLRAHGTTDWLIVVVESEAKKKNKTNILPRTSIADKIRSDFCNKQSDRCMVLVDPLKETSRSQESWSLFLSKLRTLLLTSFTRNLGHFEDEMRTLREKRTEPGWSFCDYFMVQEELAFVFEMLQQFEDALVQYDELDALFSQYVLNFGAGDGANWLSSFCQPVQSWDGLALRKPIDMEKRDLIQRRRANLLELRSYLFSRQCTLLLFLQRPWEVSARALELLHNCVQELRLLEVTVPPGALDCWVFLSCLEVLQRIEGCCERAQIEANISHTVGLWSYAIEKLQALGSLCGLVSESGPCSEDLQRTVDLLAGLGAERPETANTAQSPYKKLQEALSSEESFEKHYLDLAHATIEMYSSIGRGRSAKLVGKNLADFYMKKSLPQKAEPYLQGALRMYQAEGWALPLTHTRKQLAECQKLLGQNEAYLKTCSLLATDGNVPQDERIRYGHEILRLSAQDTGTAGSAHAGAAVXPISLPLSSFTQLTSLHFDPPNAVVHVGGSLSIELTLLSLMPEPFHLEHLSGYFHYSLDKNSYRKTAEWLTRHKPAGGTMHFLPDTPLGVRVPPPVLELSEMHEKSPSEGGLVSTGVICRNVHMLLRPQDTSASSAQDRHSGLSLDHGTHSLRCHNVVLEPGLNRVTFHTQAQEPGTYTLRQLAASFGGVQLLLPHVYPIVQYDVYSQEPQLKVEPLSDSLLAGVPQKLKFTVTTGHYCMKPGDTLQLSNADTMSIIPGAEPTVSIYQSSHGEVAVSALSIQRSDKVTSISLPMAPPYHVVDFQLDVVCLLPEGGRLMNGEIPRRGKDSHNAASSGILEQRVSVDCPWSIYSTIISLSFHLPLKAQHTLLSSGTRKYIQVCVENTCDFHFQLSGGCISSTQELQFHPLHTAESQVLQSQQYLFYVWEVTWRQGLPSSLPCSFSVSFFPSPLPESCAHLQPFTYFFHLEHFYTLYTVRAEISPPAESEFCKMGSLCSLEVCITRLCDPMEQDKEETLTDCEGYTSTQLFYQVVDGGSNWAVCGRSSGVVLMPVKHGACHTVRMEVMPLFAGYLPYPDVQLFRYLPHHSHTQQVDADSWIENDSVSVEDPXVRSLVGRSQSTSLSPGPLSGTAEQKGLPMPRLQPFHAGQVSNSSAGRQILVIPSMDDHVLEVNVT encoded by the exons GACACAGAAGTGTATAAAGCCACCACCAAGGATGACCTCACCAAGTGGCAGAATGTGCTGCGCGCTCACGGCACCACCGACTGGTTGATCGTTGTCGTAGAGAGTGAAGCCAAGAAGAAGAACAAAACCAACATCTTACCGCGCACGTCCATCGCTGACAAGATCCGGAGCGACTTCTGCAACAAGCAAAGCGACAG GTGCATGGTACTTGTGGACCCTCTGAAGGAAACATCCCGCTCCCAGGAGTCCTGGTCTCTCTTTCTGTCCAAGTTGCGCACGTTGCTCCTCACTTCCTTCACCCGTAACCTCGGACACTTTGAAGACGAGATGAGAACACTCCGAGAAAAGAGGACGGAGCCTGGCTGGAGCTTCTGTGACTATTTCATGGTCCAG GAGGAGTTGGCTTTTGTCTTTGAGATGCTGCAGCAGTTTGAGGACGCCTTGGTCCAGTATGATGAGTTGGACGCCCTCTTCTCTCAGTATGTGCTGAACTTTGGTGCTGGTG ATGGGGCAAACTGGCTCAGTTCCTTTTGTCAGCCGGTGCAGAGCTGGGATGGTCTCGCTCTACGGAAACCCATTGACATGGAGAAGAGAGACTTGATCCAGCGACGTCGGGCCAACCTGCTGGAACTGCGCAGTTACCTCTTTTCCCGCCAGTgcactctcctcctcttcctgcagCGACCCTGGGAGGTTTCTGCTCGAGCACTGGAGCTCCTCCATAACTGTGTGCAGGAGCTGCGGCTGTTGGAG GTGACCGTCCCCCCAGGGGCACTGGACTGTTGGGTGTTCCTGAGCTGTCTGGAAGTTCTTCAGAGGATTGAGGGCTGTTGTGAGAGGGCCCAGATCGAGGCCAATATCTCCCACACTGTGGGGCTTTGGAGCTATGCAATTGAGAAG CTGCAGGCTCTTGGATCCCTGTGTGGTTTGGTGTCGGAGTCCGGCCCATGCTCGGAGGACCTGCAGAGGACGGTGGATTTACTGGCTGGGTTAGGAGCGGAGAGGCCAGAGACAG CGAACACGGCGCAGAGTCCCTACAAGAAGCTGCAGGAGGCGCTATCCTCAGAGGAGTCGTTTGAGAAGCATTACCTG GACCTGGCACATGCCACCATAGAGATGTACAGCAGCATCGGGAGAGGCCGGTCCGCCAAACTAGTGGGGAAGAACCTGGCCGACTTCTACAT GAAGAAGTCTCTTCCGCAGAAGGCGGAGCCCTATTTACAGGGGGCACTCCGCATGTACCAGGCTGAAGGCTGGGCCCTGCCCCTCACGCACACTCGCAAACAGCTGGCAGAATGTCAGAAGCTGCTGGGGCAGAACGAGGC ATACCTGAAAACATGCAGTCTTCTGGCCACTGACGGCAACGTACCCCAAGACGAGCGTATCCGATACGGTCATGAGATCCTCCGACTCTCAGCACAGGACACAGGTACTGCAGGTTCGGCCCATGCAGGGGCAGCAGT GTAACCAATCAGCCTCCCGCTTAGCTCGTTCACTCAGCTGACCTCTCTCCACTTCGATCCCCCCAATGCGGTTGTTCATGTTGGGGGGTCCTTGTCCATTGAGCTGACGCTCCTCAGCCTGATGCCGGAGCCTTTCCACCTGGAGCATCTCTCAGGATATTTCCACTATAGTTTGGACAAGAACAGCTACCGCAAAACCGCAGAGTGGTTGACCCGGCACAAGCCAGCAGGGGGCACCATGCACTTTCTGCCGGATACTCCGCTGGGAGTTAGAGTACCTCCGCCCGTCCTGGAGCTGTCAGAGATGCATGAGAAGAGTCCTTCGGAGGGCGGGCTGGTCAGCACAGGTGTCATCTGCAGGAATGTGCACATGTTACTGCGGCCGCAGGACACCAGCGCCTCCTCAGCCCAGGACAGACACTCCGGCCTCAGCCTGGACCATGGCACCCACAGCCTGCGCTGCCACAACGTCGTCCTGGAGCCGGGACTTAACCGAGTGACCTTCCACACCCAG GCTCAGGAACCAGGCACCTACACCCTGCGGCAGCTTGCGGCATCGTTTGGCGGGGTTCAGCTGCTGCTTCCCCACGTGTACCCCATTGTGCAGTATGATGTGTACTCCCAGGAGCCTCAGCTGAAGGTGGAGCCGCTGAGTG ATTCCCTTCTGGCCGGAGTCCCACAAAAGCTAAAGTTTACGGTTACAACTGGACATTACTGCATGAAGCCCGGAGACACCCTGCAGCTGAGCAACGCCGACACAATGTCTATTATTCCGGGGGCAGAGCCCACTGTCTCCATCTACCAGAGCAGCCATG GTGAAGTGGCGGTCAGCGCTCTCAGTATTCAGCGCTCTGACAAAGTGACCAGCATCTCCCTCCCCATGGCGCCTCCATATCACGTCGTGGACTTTCAGCTGGATGTGGTCTGTCTGCTTCCCGAGGGCGGGCGCTTGATGAATGGGGAGATCCCGCGTAGAGGGAAGGATTCTCACAACGCTGCCAGTAGTGGCATTCTGGAGCAGCGG GTGTCAGTCGACTGCCCGTGGTCCATCTACTCCACCATCATCAGTCTGTCGTTCCACCTTCCTCTGAAGGCTCAGCACACGCTGCTGTCCTCGGGCACCAG AAAGTACATCCAGGTCTGTGTGGAAAACACCTGCGACTTTCATTTCCAGTTGTCGGGCGGCTGCATCAGCTCCACCCAAGAGCTGCAGTTCCATCCCCTGCACACAGCGGAGAGCCAG GTCCTCCAGAGTCAGCAGTACCTCTTCTATGTGTGGGAGGTGACATGGCGCCAGGGTCTGCCATCATCGCTCCCCTGTAGCTTCTCGGTCAGCTTCTTCCCGTCGCCTCTTCCGGAGTCCTGTGCCCATCTCCAGCCGTTCACCTACTTCTTCCACTTGGAGCACTTTTAT ACCCTATACACTGTACGTGCTGAAATCTCACCCCCAGCAGAGTCAGAATTCTGTAAGATGGGGTCCCTCTGTTCATTGGAAGTCTGCATCACCCGACTGTGTGACCCCATGGAGCAAGACAAGGAGGAGACGCTGACCGACTGTGAGGGGTACACCAGTACTCAGCTCTTCTACCAGG TGGTTGATGGTGGAAGTAACTGGGCAGTGTGCGGCAGGAGCTCGGGCGTGGTCCTGATGCCCGTTAAACACGGGGCGTGCCATACTGTTCGGATGGAGGTGATGCCTCTGTTTGCTGGATATCTACCCTACCCGGATGTGCAGCTGTTCCGCTACCTGCCCCACCACTCGCACACTCAGCAGGTGGATGCCG ACAGCTGGATTGAGAATGACTCTGTGTCTGTGGAGGATC TGGTGAGGTCCCTAGTGGGGCGATCTCAGAGCACCTCACTGTCTCCGGGGCCCCTGAGTGGCACAGCAGAGCAGAAAGGACTTCCAATGCCGCGTCTGCAGCCATTCCACGCCGGACAAGTCAGCAACAGCAGCGCAGGGCGGCAGATCCTGGTTATTCCCAGTATGGACGACCATGTGCTGGAGGTTAATGTCACATGA